The genomic window CGACTTCCCGATGATCAGTCGGGGAGCATAATACCCTGAGTACAATGATCGAGATATAAGGTTGAAGTGATCGAGCACAGCGCCCACCACAAACGGAAACAGCGCGGAGGTCACGCCGCTCGCCATGCCGCCGATGCCCACGACCGAAGCCACGACCCGTTTGGGAAACATATCGGAGGCCAGAGTAAACATATTGGCCGACCAGCCTTGATGCGCCGCCACGGTCAATCTCAGTAAGCCGACGATGACCCACACATTCTCTATTCACGGCGCCGCCATCATTGGCATCACCAGCATGGCAAGCCCTAGCATGGTTGTTTGGCGGGCGCGGCTGACGGACCAGCCGCGCGCGATCAATTTTGACGCTGCCGCCCCGCCCAGCACGTTGCCGATGGAGGTGAAAATATAGACAATGATCAGCGGCAGACCGAGGTTCTGCAAATCTAGATTGAAGCGGCTGTTGAAGTAAGACGGTAGCCAGAACAGTAGAAATCACCAGATAGGATCGGTCATGCCTTTGCCCACCAAAATAGACCAGGTGGCGCGGTGTTTAAACAGCGAGAACCAACCGACGGCGTGCCCGCTATCCTGTTCCTGGTCAGTCTCTTTGTCGTGGCAGATCACGCTTAATTCCTGCGGGGTGACGCGCGGATGCTGCTGCGGCGCATGATACATGACGTACCAAAAGGCAAACCAGATGAAGCCGGGGATACCGGTCAGCAAAAAAGCGCTTTGCCAGCCGAAACTCACTGCTAACCAGGGAACCAGAGCCGTGGCCAGTACGGGCGTCGACCCGGGGCATCTTTATATTACGATGGCGTCAGTCGGCTATTATTATCTCAACAATCGCTATACTCTCGAAGTCATCTATGGTCAGAACTTTGTTTCCGCCGACGCTCTCGAGGCGCGTTTCGCGTTTAATGTCGACACCACCCTTCGTCTGCTTAAACCCTGAGGCCGGGTGGGCTGTTAACGCCGGGTAGAGACGCGCCGGCGTCACGCTAACGGTGGGACCGCTGAGCTTTATCGGGCTAATGGCCCCGCATATGGTGCGCATGCTGGGCTTCCACAAACCGCTGGCGCAGGGGCTGATGGCCTCGGCGGTAGGGGGCATCTTGATGATGTTCGCCGACTGGTGCGGTCGTATGGTGATGTTTCCGAACCAAATCCCCGCCGTCCGCAGCCCCGCGTACTGTGGGACGGTGTGGGCGACCCCTTCGCTGCGTCGCCGGAAGAAAAGAAACGGGCGACGCGGTACGCTGTTCGGCCACCACCGTCAGGCGGGGCCGGGAGCAAACCGCGCCTGACGGGGCTGCATGGCATAGGGGCCACTGTCGGGAAAAGCCGCGCAAGCACAAGCCTGGCGACAGACAGTTCACAGCTGGGCAAAACTCTGTGCCGCGGCCTCCACCGTGTGGCGAATTTCGGCATCGCCGTGCGCCAGGGACATGAAGCCGGCTTCAAACGCCGACGGCGCCAGATAAACCCCCGCCGCCAGCATCAGATGGAAGAACCGTTTAAAACGATCCACGTCACACGCTTGGACGTCCTGGAAGCAGGTCACCGTCGGCGACTCGGTAAAGAACAGGCCGAACATACCGCCGACGCGGTTGACCACCAGAGGCACGCCCGCCGCTTCCGCTGCCGCCAGCAGCCCCTGCGCCAGACGTTCGGTCTGCTGCGTTAGCTGCTGATGTACGCCCGGCCGGGCGACCTCGCGCAGGCAGGCGTAGCCCGCCGCAATGGCGACCGGATTGCCCGACAGGGTACCTGCCTGATAGACCGGCCCCGTCGGCGCCAGCGCCGCCATCACCTCACGGCGGCCGCCGAAGGCGCCAACCGGCATGCCGCCGCCGATGATCTTGCCCAGGCAGGTCAAATCTGGTTTCACATCATAATAAGCCTGGGCCCCGCCCAGCTCGACACGGAAACCGGTCATCACCTCATCGATAATCAACAGTGCGCCGAACTCGTCGCACAGCGCGCGTAGGCCGGGCAAAAATTCCGGCAGCGGCGGGACGCAGTTCATATTCCCCGCCACCGGTTCAACGATGACACAGGCGATCTCGCGCGGGTACAGCGTAAACGCCTCGCGCACCGATTGCAGGTCGTTATAGCTGCAGGTGAGGGTATATTTGGCATAATCCGCCGGGACGCCGGGAGAACTGGGTTGCCCCAGAGTGAGCGCCCCGGATCCGGCCTTGACCAGCAGTCCGTCCGCGTGGCCGTGATAGCAGCCTTCAAATTTGATTACCCTGTCGCGGCCGGTATAGCCGCGCGCCAACCGGATGGTGCTCATGGTGGCTTCGGTGCCGGAGTTGACCATGCGCACACTCTCGATAGAGGGCACCAGCTCGGTCAGCAGCCGCGCCATTTTCACCTCGATTTCCGTAGGAGCGCCAAAACTCAGACCGCGCTGCACGGCGTCCAGCACCGCCTGGCGAATCGCCGGGTGATTATGGCCCAGCACCATAGGGCCCCACGAGCCAACATAGTCGATATAGCTATTGCCGTCGGCGTCGGTCAAACGGGCGCCGTCGGCGCTGGCGATAAACAGCGGCGTGCCACCAACGCCGTTGAATGCACGCACCGGTGAATTGACCCCGCCGGGGATCAGCTGCTGCGCCTCGGCGTACAAACTTGCGGAATGACTCATCAATCGACTCCTGAATGGCAAAATTAACCTGACCCCTGTAGTGTAATCAACTGGCGGCCATTGTGAAATCACCGCGCCTGGCATTTAACATCAAAGAGCAGTGTCAAACTACGTGTGTTATGAATAAATCCAATCCTTCTTATACGTGGGTGCTGCAGGAGC from Sodalis glossinidius str. 'morsitans' includes these protein-coding regions:
- the hemL gene encoding glutamate-1-semialdehyde 2,1-aminomutase → MSHSASLYAEAQQLIPGGVNSPVRAFNGVGGTPLFIASADGARLTDADGNSYIDYVGSWGPMVLGHNHPAIRQAVLDAVQRGLSFGAPTEIEVKMARLLTELVPSIESVRMVNSGTEATMSTIRLARGYTGRDRVIKFEGCYHGHADGLLVKAGSGALTLGQPSSPGVPADYAKYTLTCSYNDLQSVREAFTLYPREIACVIVEPVAGNMNCVPPLPEFLPGLRALCDEFGALLIIDEVMTGFRVELGGAQAYYDVKPDLTCLGKIIGGGMPVGAFGGRREVMAALAPTGPVYQAGTLSGNPVAIAAGYACLREVARPGVHQQLTQQTERLAQGLLAAAEAAGVPLVVNRVGGMFGLFFTESPTVTCFQDVQACDVDRFKRFFHLMLAAGVYLAPSAFEAGFMSLAHGDAEIRHTVEAAAQSFAQL